CTCATCGGGATAATTCTCGTCAACATCATTTTGCCGGGCAAAGGACTCTCGCAAGGTGAAGCGCGCCCCGAGCTGAGTTACACGCTCTCCGGTCCTGAGATGCTCACTGCTGAATTGAGCGGGGAGTTCAATCGAACCTATAACAATAAATACGTCATTACCCTCATCGACCAAGACATACGCGGTGAAGTCGAATCAATTTCGGGGACAACCGTCACAGTAAAATCGTGGCAACCGTTCAGGGATGCCCGCTATGTCACTACCGACGATGGAGAACGTTTGTTATTTTCTGAGGGTCGGCTCGTCAGGATAGAGCCTAACGCTACCGGTAAAGGCATCGACATCAGCTTGCCCATCGCCACAAGGATGTCCGACAAAACCGAACGGACGATGGGCAACACCATCAAAGAGGTATTCCTTGGCAACGAAGCGACCGGTAAAGAGGGGATGATCCCTTCAAACGTCTTTAAAGCGATGGTGCACACCGACATTTTGCCCTTAATCTTTTTCTCACTTCTCATCGGCGCAGCCTTGTCCATGCTTGGTGATATTGGCAAACCCGTTGTCTCGGTGATTGCGGGATTAAACGAAGCCGTGATGAAACTCGTTCACTGGATAATGTATGTCGCACCGGTCGGCATTTTCGGTTTAATCGCGGGTAGAATCGGTGAGGCAAAGGGATTCGCAGGCTTCTGGCCCGAACTCGTTGCAGTCGGAAAATACAGTGCCACCGTATTGTTAGGGCTCGGTTTACACGCGGCTGTCGTTTTACCGTTACTGCTGTTATTCCTCGGACGTAGGAACCCCATCAATTACTTCAAGGGCATGGCGACTGCTTTATTGAATGCCTTTTCAACGGCGAGTTCAAGTGCGACCCTGCCGCTAACCATGGAAGGCGTTGAGAATCAGAACGGGGTTTCCAGACGGACCTCCAGTTTCGTTCTCCCTTTAGGCGCCACCATTAACATGGACGGCACCGCACTCTATGAGGCAGTTGCTGTTATGTTCATCGCACAAGTCTATGCGATAAACATGGATCCAGCGCAACAAGTTGTTGTTGTGCTTACAGCGACTTTGGCGGCAATCGGCGCAGCAGGGATTCCGGAGGCAGGCCTCGTCACAATGGTGATTGTGCTCAGAGCCGTAGACCTCCCGGTTGAAGGTATCACCCTGATCCTCTCTATCGACTGGTTACTTGACCGGTTTCGAACCGCAATCAACGTCTGGGGTGACAGCATCGGGGCAGGCGTGATTGAGACGTATGAATCCAGAGATTCAACGGATGCCCCCGCAACCGCTTAAATAGTAGTCAACAGTCAGTAGTCAGCAAAGAGAACTCTGATGTATCAGAAACACTCTTTGCTGATGCTTTCCAAGAACCGAAGCCATTCCCAATGACTATGCAAAATGAGCCGAATCCACAGCAGCCAGCGCTCAACCTTACAGCGATTCTCTCAATTATCAGCGTCGTGCTCGCCGCCGGATGGATAGCCTTTGCCTATTACAAAGGCAGTGCTAATAGCAGTCGAATACTGCTGCTGCATCCAGTCGTGCCGATACTACTGATTGTGCTGCTTATTCGCGTTTACCGCTGGATTGACCTAAAAAGCATCGTCATCCTTGAAATACTGATGATAGCGATGTGGATTTTTATACGCTTGTTGGGCGTGTTGACCCCTTTCATTTTAGGATTCGGCTTCGCTTATATCTTTAGGTTCCTCTGGAATGCCCTCCCGTTCAAAGCGCGCTATCAACGTGGGATCGCAACTGTCCTGATTGTACTCGTCTGTGGCGGATTGCTCTTTTACACCGGAAAACAGGTGAGTAAACAAGCAAGTCAGATGGGCAGCGGGTTACTGAAGTTTTATCATGAAACTGTTCTGCCTTATGTCGTGGGTGAAACATTTGAGGCGATCGCTATCAGTGTTAATAGCAGTCAGCAAGAGAACCTCTCAACCGAAGGTTCCGGACGACTAATGGCTGATAGCCAATACATGGAGACGTTCTACCTCGGGACGAACCACGGTGTCTATGAAATTCGACAGGGAGTCGAAAGGGAACTCGACCGTATCGGTCTCACGAACGGCGCACTCCTCGGTAAATCCATACAAGCACTTGCAGCGTCTGGAGACACACTCTACGCCGGTACGCCGAGTGGATTATATCGTTACTACAAGGCGTTGCCTACGGATGTCCCTGAACCAATCAACGGCGATGCAACAAGTCCCCAGAACATCAAACCGAAGATATGGCACAAGGTTCAAGGGACCCCTTTCGATACGACTTCCGTCCAAGCTAT
The sequence above is drawn from the Candidatus Poribacteria bacterium genome and encodes:
- a CDS encoding dicarboxylate/amino acid:cation symporter gives rise to the protein MNENEKKPKVSLGLLYGIIIAIVAGAIIGGFAPSFAVHTTILGEIFLNLLKMIVVPLVVLSMIVGITNLGDIRNIGSIGGRTVLYYMATTAISVLIGIILVNIILPGKGLSQGEARPELSYTLSGPEMLTAELSGEFNRTYNNKYVITLIDQDIRGEVESISGTTVTVKSWQPFRDARYVTTDDGERLLFSEGRLVRIEPNATGKGIDISLPIATRMSDKTERTMGNTIKEVFLGNEATGKEGMIPSNVFKAMVHTDILPLIFFSLLIGAALSMLGDIGKPVVSVIAGLNEAVMKLVHWIMYVAPVGIFGLIAGRIGEAKGFAGFWPELVAVGKYSATVLLGLGLHAAVVLPLLLLFLGRRNPINYFKGMATALLNAFSTASSSATLPLTMEGVENQNGVSRRTSSFVLPLGATINMDGTALYEAVAVMFIAQVYAINMDPAQQVVVVLTATLAAIGAAGIPEAGLVTMVIVLRAVDLPVEGITLILSIDWLLDRFRTAINVWGDSIGAGVIETYESRDSTDAPATA